A portion of the Fusobacterium nucleatum genome contains these proteins:
- a CDS encoding class I SAM-dependent rRNA methyltransferase, giving the protein MSKIIIKKEKEQKILNFYPNVYKDEIKDTIGNVKTGDIVDVITNDMKFLARGYVTEGTSAFVRILTTKDEKIDRKFIFERIKNAYEKREHLLDETNSVRAFYSEADFIPGLIIDKFDKYVSIQFRNSGVEIFRQDIIEAVKKCLKPKGIYERSDVENRVIEGVETKTGIIFGEIPERTIMIDNGVKYSIDIVDGQKTGFFLDQRNSRKFIAKYINNQTRFLDVFSSSGGFSMSALKNGAKEVIAMDKDSHALELCHENYKLNEFTADFSTIEGDAFLMLNSLATRNKKFDIITLDPPSLIKKKTEIYKGRDFFLDLCDKSFKLLEDGGILGVITCAYHISLQDLIEVTRMSASKNNKLLSVMGINYQPEDHPWILHIPETLYLKALWVKVEGR; this is encoded by the coding sequence ATGTCAAAAATCATTATAAAAAAAGAAAAGGAACAAAAAATTTTAAATTTTTATCCTAATGTGTATAAAGACGAAATAAAGGACACAATAGGAAATGTTAAAACAGGAGATATAGTTGATGTAATTACAAATGATATGAAATTTTTAGCAAGGGGTTATGTTACAGAAGGAACATCAGCTTTTGTAAGAATTTTAACAACAAAAGATGAAAAAATTGATAGAAAATTTATATTTGAAAGAATTAAAAATGCTTATGAAAAAAGAGAGCATTTGTTAGATGAAACAAATAGTGTGAGAGCTTTTTATTCTGAGGCAGATTTTATACCAGGATTAATAATAGATAAATTTGATAAATATGTATCTATCCAATTTAGAAATTCTGGTGTGGAAATTTTTAGACAAGATATTATAGAAGCTGTAAAAAAATGTTTAAAGCCAAAGGGAATTTATGAAAGAAGTGATGTAGAAAATAGAGTTATAGAAGGTGTTGAAACAAAAACTGGAATAATTTTTGGAGAAATTCCTGAAAGAACTATTATGATAGATAATGGAGTCAAATATAGTATAGATATAGTTGATGGTCAAAAAACAGGTTTCTTTTTAGATCAGAGAAATTCAAGAAAATTTATAGCTAAATACATCAATAATCAAACAAGATTTTTAGATGTTTTTTCAAGTAGTGGTGGTTTTTCTATGTCAGCATTGAAAAATGGTGCCAAAGAAGTTATTGCTATGGATAAAGATAGTCATGCACTTGAATTATGTCATGAAAATTATAAATTAAATGAATTTACAGCAGATTTTTCTACAATAGAAGGAGATGCTTTTCTTATGCTAAATAGTTTAGCTACAAGAAATAAAAAGTTTGATATTATAACTCTTGATCCACCTTCACTTATAAAAAAGAAAACTGAAATATATAAAGGAAGAGATTTTTTCTTAGATTTATGTGATAAGAGTTTTAAACTTTTAGAAGATGGTGGAATTTTAGGAGTTATTACCTGTGCATATCATATAAGTTTGCAAGACTTGATTGAAGTAACTAGAATGTCTGCTTCAAAAAATAATAAACTTTTAAGTGTTATGGGAATAAATTATCAACCAGAAGATCACCCTTGGATATTACATATCCCTGAAACACTGTATTTAAAAGCCTTATGGGTTAAGGTAGAAGGAAGATAA
- a CDS encoding TetR/AcrR family transcriptional regulator, which produces MEKSYHHGNLKEELIKKGIELINEVGENKLSLRKLAIICGVSNSAPYTHFKSKDELLKGMSLYILNLLKLELENTRKKYKNKENLLVMLGKTYVIFFLKNPKYYYFLSSRKDIEIDLSIKIDNNNMTALDILKEEAINKFSKLGISNEDIQNKILAMWSLVAGLIAVINMTSKNYLENWECKIEEIIKASFITYCKEN; this is translated from the coding sequence ATGGAAAAAAGTTATCATCATGGAAATTTAAAAGAAGAGTTAATAAAAAAAGGTATAGAACTTATAAATGAAGTTGGTGAAAATAAATTATCATTAAGAAAACTTGCTATAATATGTGGTGTTAGTAATTCTGCTCCTTATACACATTTTAAAAGTAAAGATGAGCTACTGAAAGGAATGAGTCTTTATATCCTTAATTTACTTAAATTAGAATTAGAAAATACAAGAAAAAAATATAAAAATAAAGAAAATCTTTTAGTGATGTTAGGTAAAACTTATGTTATATTTTTTCTTAAAAATCCAAAATACTATTATTTTTTATCTTCAAGAAAAGATATTGAAATAGATTTATCTATAAAAATTGATAATAATAATATGACTGCATTGGATATATTAAAAGAAGAAGCTATTAATAAATTTTCAAAACTTGGTATTTCAAATGAAGATATACAAAATAAAATTCTAGCTATGTGGTCTTTAGTTGCTGGCTTAATAGCAGTAATAAATATGACAAGTAAAAATTATCTTGAAAATTGGGAGTGTAAAATTGAAGAAATTATAAAGGCAAGTTTTATTACTTATTGTAAAGAAAATTAA
- a CDS encoding flavodoxin family protein produces the protein MEKICIVYDSMHNMNTEKLVLSLKENYNDVDIIKVNNFDINAIDNYPKIGLASGIYWGRFSKNIEELLDKILDSDVKNLFFIYTSGIGKVRYEKKLIKRLEEKNKICLGIFSCKGFDKYGPFKLIGGINKGKPNEKDIQNLIKFFENI, from the coding sequence ATGGAAAAAATATGTATAGTCTATGATTCAATGCATAATATGAATACAGAAAAATTAGTTTTATCTTTAAAAGAAAACTATAATGATGTGGATATTATAAAAGTAAATAATTTTGATATAAATGCCATAGATAATTACCCAAAAATTGGTTTAGCTTCTGGAATATATTGGGGAAGATTTTCTAAAAATATTGAAGAGCTGTTAGATAAAATTTTAGATAGTGATGTAAAAAATCTATTTTTTATATATACTTCTGGTATAGGAAAAGTTAGATATGAAAAAAAATTAATTAAAAGACTTGAAGAAAAAAATAAAATTTGTCTTGGAATATTTAGTTGTAAAGGTTTTGATAAATATGGACCTTTTAAATTAATAGGGGGAATAAATAAAGGAAAACCTAATGAGAAAGACATT
- a CDS encoding CvpA family protein produces the protein MYLDILILIIFILGIFSGIKNGIFVEIISVFGFAVNLLITKIYTPVVLKFLKRSDASFENNYVITYIVTFITVYLVVSMILIFVKKAFKGLKKGFFNKMMGGVAGFIKALIVSLVIILVYTYSTKLAPSLEKYSQGSSAISIFYEIVPSFEAYIPDILVEDFNKNATKKIIEKNINTML, from the coding sequence ATGTATTTAGATATTTTAATTTTAATAATTTTTATATTAGGAATATTCAGTGGAATAAAAAATGGTATTTTTGTGGAGATTATCTCAGTGTTTGGTTTTGCAGTTAATTTACTTATAACAAAAATATATACACCAGTTGTTTTAAAATTTTTAAAAAGATCTGATGCTTCCTTTGAAAATAACTATGTAATAACTTATATAGTAACTTTTATAACAGTATATCTAGTTGTGTCTATGATACTGATATTTGTAAAAAAAGCATTTAAAGGTTTAAAAAAAGGTTTCTTTAATAAAATGATGGGAGGGGTAGCTGGTTTTATAAAAGCATTAATAGTTTCACTTGTGATAATATTAGTTTATACTTATAGTACAAAGTTAGCACCTTCATTGGAAAAATATTCGCAAGGAAGTTCTGCAATAAGTATATTCTACGAAATTGTTCCAAGTTTTGAAGCTTATATTCCTGATATACTTGTGGAAGATTTTAATAAGAATGCAACAAAAAAAATTATTGAAAAGAATATTAATACAATGCTATAA
- a CDS encoding LptF/LptG family permease produces the protein MKIINKYILDELKGPIILAVFVFTFIFLLDIVVTMMEHIIVKGISVFDVLRLLSFYIPPILTQTIPIGMFLGIMICFTKFSRNSESVAMVSTGMSIRDILKPILAIAIGASIFIVFLQESIIPRSFIKLKYVGTKIAYENPVFQLKEKTFIDNLDEYSIYVDEVSSDGKAKNIIAFEKPEDKNKFPMVLTGEEAFWKDSAIIIKESQFVSFDEKGKKNLVGTFDEKRVVLTAYFQDLNIKIKDVEALSIIDLIKGLKKVEATEVIKYKIEIFRKLALVFSTVPLAVIGFCLSLGHHRISKKYSFVLAMIIVFAYIIFLNIGIVMATAGKLNPFIATWTPNLLLYLLGYKLYKAKEVRGI, from the coding sequence ATGAAAATAATAAATAAATATATTTTAGATGAGTTAAAAGGACCAATTATATTGGCAGTCTTTGTATTTACTTTTATTTTCTTATTGGATATTGTTGTAACTATGATGGAACATATAATAGTAAAAGGGATTTCAGTTTTTGATGTTTTAAGATTACTTTCCTTTTATATACCACCTATACTTACTCAAACAATTCCAATAGGAATGTTTTTAGGTATAATGATATGTTTTACAAAATTTAGTAGAAATAGTGAATCAGTAGCTATGGTATCAACAGGAATGTCTATTAGAGATATTTTAAAACCAATACTTGCTATTGCAATAGGAGCATCAATTTTTATAGTTTTCTTACAAGAAAGTATAATACCTCGTTCTTTTATAAAATTAAAGTATGTGGGGACTAAAATTGCTTATGAAAATCCAGTTTTTCAATTAAAAGAAAAGACTTTTATAGATAATTTGGATGAATATAGTATCTATGTTGATGAGGTTAGTTCTGATGGTAAAGCAAAAAATATTATTGCCTTTGAAAAGCCAGAAGATAAAAATAAATTTCCTATGGTATTAACAGGAGAAGAAGCTTTTTGGAAAGACAGTGCCATTATTATAAAAGAGTCACAATTTGTTAGTTTTGATGAAAAAGGAAAGAAGAATTTAGTAGGAACTTTTGATGAAAAGAGAGTTGTATTAACAGCATATTTTCAAGATTTAAATATAAAAATAAAAGATGTTGAGGCACTTAGTATTATTGACCTTATTAAAGGTTTAAAAAAGGTTGAAGCCACAGAAGTTATAAAATATAAGATAGAAATTTTTAGAAAATTAGCCTTAGTTTTTTCTACTGTTCCTCTTGCAGTTATAGGATTTTGCCTTTCTTTAGGACATCATAGAATATCAAAAAAGTATTCGTTTGTTTTAGCAATGATAATAGTATTTGCTTACATTATATTTTTAAATATAGGAATTGTTATGGCAACAGCTGGGAAATTAAATCCATTTATTGCAACTTGGACACCAAATTTACTTTTATATTTATTAGGATATAAATTGTATAAAGCAAAAGAGGTGAGAGGAATATAA
- a CDS encoding flavodoxin family protein — protein MEIIIHDLPEEKLKTIYGIIDNSLVITNNKKIKSCTGCFYCWIKNPGECRIKDGYDNLAELYSKVEKIIIISRCCYGSYSPFIKNVLDRSIPYLLPFFKIKNKEMHHTIRYKKKLYFELYFYGEDIADEEKEIAKNMVKANCINLNVTNFTVSFLETIS, from the coding sequence ATGGAAATAATTATACATGACCTACCTGAAGAAAAATTAAAAACTATATATGGAATTATTGATAACAGTTTAGTAATTACTAACAATAAAAAAATTAAAAGTTGTACAGGTTGCTTTTATTGTTGGATTAAAAATCCAGGTGAATGTAGAATAAAAGATGGTTATGATAATCTAGCTGAATTATATTCAAAGGTAGAAAAAATAATAATTATAAGTAGATGTTGTTATGGTTCGTATAGCCCTTTTATAAAAAATGTATTAGACAGAAGTATTCCATACTTACTTCCATTCTTTAAAATTAAAAACAAAGAAATGCATCATACAATAAGATATAAAAAAAAATTGTATTTTGAGCTATATTTTTACGGAGAAGATATAGCTGATGAAGAAAAAGAAATTGCTAAAAATATGGTTAAAGCCAATTGTATTAATCTAAATGTCACTAACTTTACTGTTTCTTTTTTAGAAACTATTAGTTAA